The following are from one region of the Knoellia sp. p5-6-4 genome:
- a CDS encoding aldo/keto reductase, whose amino-acid sequence MRHRTLGCSGAVVSTQALGAMTFGAEADEATSFDLLDAFVERGGTLVDTADVYGSGVSEEIIGRWLAKRPTEARQVVLATKGRFPMGAGPNDLGLSRRHLRTALDDSLRRLGVEHVDLYQMHAWDAVTPLEETLRFLDDAVSAGKIGYYGFSNYLGWQLTKAVHVARAHGWAPPVTLQPQYNLLVRDIEHEVVPAALDAGIGLLPWSPLAGGWLTGKYERDVPPSGPTRLGDNPERGMEAWEGRNAEERTWRVVDAVREVAQGAGATPAQVALAWLAAQPAVTSVILGARSVEQLVDTMAAADLDLGDDALARLTEASAPRVDDYPYGAPGREQRHRSLTGGR is encoded by the coding sequence ATGCGCCACCGCACTCTCGGCTGCAGCGGAGCCGTCGTCTCGACCCAGGCCCTCGGCGCCATGACCTTCGGGGCGGAGGCCGACGAGGCCACGTCGTTCGACCTGCTGGACGCCTTCGTCGAGCGCGGCGGCACCTTGGTCGACACGGCCGACGTCTACGGCTCTGGCGTCTCCGAGGAGATCATCGGGCGCTGGCTGGCCAAGCGCCCCACCGAGGCCCGACAGGTGGTGCTGGCGACCAAGGGCCGGTTCCCGATGGGAGCGGGCCCCAACGACCTCGGGCTCTCCCGGCGTCACCTTCGCACCGCGCTCGACGACTCGCTGCGGCGCCTCGGCGTGGAGCACGTCGACCTTTACCAGATGCACGCCTGGGACGCCGTGACACCACTGGAGGAGACTCTGCGCTTCCTCGACGACGCCGTCTCCGCCGGGAAGATCGGCTACTACGGCTTCTCGAACTACCTCGGCTGGCAGCTCACGAAGGCCGTGCACGTCGCCCGCGCCCACGGCTGGGCGCCCCCGGTGACCCTGCAGCCGCAGTACAACCTGCTGGTCCGCGACATCGAGCACGAGGTCGTCCCCGCGGCCCTCGACGCCGGCATCGGCCTGCTGCCGTGGTCCCCGCTCGCCGGGGGCTGGCTCACCGGCAAGTACGAGCGCGACGTCCCGCCGAGCGGCCCGACCCGCCTGGGCGACAACCCCGAACGCGGCATGGAGGCGTGGGAGGGCCGCAACGCCGAGGAGCGCACGTGGAGGGTCGTCGACGCGGTGCGGGAGGTCGCGCAGGGCGCGGGCGCGACGCCGGCCCAGGTGGCCCTCGCGTGGCTGGCCGCCCAGCCCGCGGTCACTTCGGTCATCCTCGGCGCGCGATCGGTGGAGCAGCTGGTCGACACCATGGCGGCGGCAGACCTCGACCTCGGCGACGACGCGCTGGCGCGGCTGACGGAGGCCAGCGCCCCGCGCGTCGACGACTACCCCTACGGCGCTCCCGGCCGGGAGCAGCGCCACCGCAGCCTCACCGGTGGGCGCTAG
- a CDS encoding amino acid ABC transporter ATP-binding protein, which produces MTEPLVVLKGVNKHFGDLHVLKDINLTIGKGEVVVVIGPSGSGKSTLCRTINRLETFESGTIEIDGKPLPEEGKALAELRADVGMVFQSFNLFAHKTILQNVTLGPMKARGVKKADAEKRAMELLERVGVAHQAQKYPAQLSGGQQQRVAIARSLAMDPKIMLFDEPTSALDPEMINEVLDVMISLAKSGMTMVVVTHEMGFARRAANRVVFMADGQVVEEAEPETFFTHPKSDRAKDFLGKILTH; this is translated from the coding sequence ATGACGGAGCCTCTCGTCGTCCTCAAGGGCGTCAACAAGCACTTCGGCGACCTGCACGTGCTGAAGGACATCAACCTCACGATCGGCAAGGGCGAGGTCGTCGTGGTGATCGGCCCATCGGGCTCGGGCAAGTCGACCCTGTGCCGCACCATCAACCGCCTCGAGACCTTCGAGAGCGGCACCATCGAGATCGACGGGAAGCCGCTGCCCGAGGAGGGCAAGGCCCTCGCGGAGCTGCGCGCCGACGTGGGCATGGTCTTCCAGTCGTTCAACCTCTTCGCCCACAAGACGATCCTGCAGAACGTCACGCTCGGCCCCATGAAGGCCCGTGGCGTCAAGAAGGCCGACGCCGAGAAGCGCGCCATGGAGCTGCTCGAGCGCGTGGGCGTCGCGCACCAGGCCCAGAAGTACCCGGCCCAGCTGTCCGGCGGCCAGCAGCAGCGCGTGGCCATCGCGCGGTCGCTGGCCATGGACCCGAAGATCATGCTCTTCGACGAGCCGACGTCGGCGCTCGACCCGGAGATGATCAACGAGGTGCTCGACGTGATGATCTCGCTGGCGAAGTCCGGCATGACGATGGTCGTCGTCACGCACGAGATGGGCTTCGCCCGGCGGGCAGCCAACCGGGTCGTTTTCATGGCCGACGGCCAGGTCGTCGAGGAGGCAGAACCCGAGACCTTCTTCACCCACCCCAAGTCGGATCGCGCCAAGGACTTCCTCGGCAAGATCCTCACGCACTGA
- a CDS encoding glutamate ABC transporter substrate-binding protein — protein MTLRRFGAAAAVAVVALGLTACGDSGDGGDSGSGGGKFKVGIKFDQPGLGLKEGSDYTGLDVDVATYIAKELGHAEGDIQWVQAPSAQRETLIETGQVDMVVATYSITDARKEKISFAGPYFIAGQDLLVRADDSSITGPDALTGKKLCSVKGSTSAQKVKDKYPGVQLQEFGTYSECVAALVSKGVDALTTDNTILAGYAAQDQYKGKLKVVGQTFSEERYGVGIKKGDTATCEKINKAIQKMVDDKSWQKAVDDNLGPAGFKVDTATNPPKQDPCS, from the coding sequence ATGACACTTCGTCGTTTCGGGGCCGCGGCGGCAGTTGCCGTCGTCGCGCTCGGCCTCACGGCCTGCGGCGACAGCGGAGACGGGGGCGACTCCGGCTCTGGCGGCGGGAAGTTCAAGGTCGGCATCAAGTTCGACCAGCCCGGTCTCGGCCTGAAGGAGGGCTCGGACTACACGGGCCTCGACGTCGACGTGGCGACCTACATCGCCAAGGAGCTCGGCCACGCCGAGGGCGACATCCAGTGGGTGCAGGCCCCCAGCGCCCAGCGCGAGACCCTGATCGAGACCGGCCAGGTCGACATGGTGGTCGCGACCTACTCCATCACCGACGCCCGCAAGGAGAAGATCTCCTTCGCCGGCCCGTACTTCATCGCCGGCCAGGACCTGCTCGTCCGCGCTGACGACTCCTCCATCACCGGGCCCGACGCCCTCACCGGCAAGAAGCTCTGCTCGGTGAAGGGCTCGACGTCCGCGCAGAAGGTCAAGGACAAGTACCCCGGCGTCCAGCTCCAGGAGTTCGGCACCTACTCCGAGTGCGTGGCGGCCCTGGTCTCCAAGGGCGTCGACGCCCTGACGACCGACAACACGATCCTCGCGGGCTACGCCGCGCAGGACCAGTACAAGGGCAAGCTCAAGGTCGTCGGCCAGACCTTCTCCGAGGAGCGCTACGGCGTCGGCATCAAGAAGGGCGACACCGCCACCTGCGAGAAGATCAACAAGGCGATCCAGAAGATGGTCGACGACAAGTCCTGGCAGAAGGCGGTCGACGACAACCTGGGCCCGGCCGGGTTCAAGGTCGACACCGCGACCAACCCGCCGAAGCAGGACCCCTGCTCCTGA
- a CDS encoding amino acid ABC transporter permease has product MGDILGQYDVLGAFWLTIQLAFFSAIGSLILGTVVAVMRVSPVRVLQLLGTWYVNTFRNTPLTLLMVFSILGATYILGINLAPESFEDNNFRWAVVVLSVYHAAFVCEALRSGVNTVPAGQAEAARAIGLTFGQSMREVILPQAFRGAVAPLGSTLIALIKNTTVAAVIGNPEAAGLMSEIVENEGSSIGIFLVFALGFVILTLPVGVLFTSMSRRLAVKR; this is encoded by the coding sequence ATGGGTGACATCCTGGGCCAGTACGACGTCCTCGGGGCGTTCTGGCTGACGATCCAGCTGGCCTTCTTCTCGGCCATCGGGTCCCTGATCCTCGGGACCGTCGTCGCCGTCATGCGCGTCTCCCCCGTGCGCGTGCTGCAGCTGCTCGGCACGTGGTACGTCAACACCTTCCGCAACACCCCGCTGACGCTGCTGATGGTCTTCAGCATCCTCGGCGCGACGTACATCCTCGGCATCAACCTCGCGCCGGAGTCGTTCGAGGACAACAACTTCCGCTGGGCCGTCGTGGTCCTGTCGGTCTACCACGCCGCGTTCGTCTGCGAGGCGCTGCGCAGCGGTGTCAACACGGTGCCGGCGGGGCAGGCCGAGGCGGCTCGCGCGATCGGGCTGACCTTCGGCCAGAGCATGCGCGAGGTGATCCTCCCCCAGGCGTTCCGTGGCGCCGTCGCTCCCCTCGGCTCGACGCTCATCGCGCTCATCAAGAACACGACCGTGGCGGCCGTCATCGGCAACCCTGAGGCAGCCGGACTGATGAGTGAGATCGTCGAGAACGAGGGCAGCTCCATCGGCATCTTCCTGGTGTTCGCGCTCGGCTTCGTCATCCTGACCCTGCCCGTCGGCGTGCTGTTCACCAGCATGTCGCGACGCCTGGCGGTGAAGCGATGA
- a CDS encoding amino acid ABC transporter permease, with protein sequence MSASVLFDAPGPKARRRHALLAGLGVLLTLLLLWLALGKMGDAGQLEKDLWSPFLTAEVWQEYLLPGIWGTLKAAAISMVLAGIFGLVFGIGRLSHIAPIRWVSGVVVEFFRSVPVLIMMIFFFGLYSANSVFDSELNPLAAVVTGLTLYNGSVVAELVRSGVYSLPKGQSEAGLSIGLTRDQVLRSIQLPQALTAMLPALIGQMVVVLKDSALGYAITYLELLNWSKTLGSAYANTVPAYIVAAILFITMNYLLTVAARLLEQRLSRRGRTSLPGVAEVPSGGDVAPAPTGGIGGRKP encoded by the coding sequence ATGAGCGCCTCGGTGCTGTTCGACGCCCCCGGGCCCAAGGCCCGCCGCCGCCACGCGCTGCTCGCCGGCCTCGGCGTGCTGCTCACCCTGCTACTGCTCTGGCTCGCGCTCGGGAAGATGGGCGACGCCGGCCAGCTCGAGAAGGACCTCTGGTCGCCGTTCCTCACCGCCGAGGTGTGGCAGGAGTACCTCCTCCCCGGCATCTGGGGCACCCTCAAGGCCGCGGCCATCTCGATGGTCCTGGCAGGCATCTTCGGGCTGGTGTTCGGCATCGGCCGCCTGTCGCACATCGCACCCATCCGCTGGGTCTCCGGTGTCGTCGTGGAGTTCTTCCGCTCCGTGCCCGTGCTGATCATGATGATCTTCTTCTTCGGGCTCTACTCGGCGAACAGCGTCTTCGACAGCGAGCTCAACCCGCTCGCCGCCGTCGTCACCGGGCTGACCCTCTACAACGGCTCGGTCGTCGCCGAGCTCGTCCGCTCGGGCGTGTACTCGCTGCCCAAGGGCCAGTCCGAGGCCGGGCTGTCGATCGGCCTCACCCGTGACCAGGTGCTCCGCTCCATCCAGTTGCCGCAGGCCCTGACGGCGATGCTGCCGGCTCTGATCGGCCAGATGGTCGTCGTGCTCAAGGACTCGGCGCTCGGCTACGCGATCACCTACCTCGAGCTGCTCAACTGGTCCAAGACCTTGGGCTCGGCCTACGCCAACACGGTGCCTGCGTACATCGTGGCGGCCATCCTGTTCATCACCATGAACTACCTGCTGACGGTTGCTGCCAGGCTGCTCGAGCAGCGGCTCAGCCGCCGCGGGCGGACCTCGCTCCCGGGGGTGGCCGAGGTGCCCTCCGGTGGTGACGTGGCGCCGGCCCCGACCGGCGGCATCGGCGGTCGCAAACCCTGA